The DNA window GCGAGAGTGGCGATCATGTCGTCGGCCTCGTACCCTTCCATCTCCTTGCAGGCGATGTTGAACGCCTCGGTCGCGCGGCGGGTCAGCGGGATCTGCGGGCGCAGGTCCTCGGGCATCTCGTCTCGGTTGGCCTTGTATTCGGGATACATGTCGTTGCGGAAGGTGTGGCTGCCCTTGTCGAAGATCACGGCGACATGGGTGGGGGCGTCGGCGCCGGTGCTATCCTCGACATATTTTTGCAGCATGTTGCAAAAGCCCGAGACGGCGCCGATGGGCAGACCATCGGATTTGCGGGTCAGCGGGGGCAGCGCGTGGTAGGCACGAAAGATAAAGGCCGACCCGTCGATCAGGTGCAGGTGATGTCCCTTGCCGAATGCCATGTGCCGCGCCTTTCCTTGCTGTCGCGTTACGTATCTCATGCCCGTCATGGCAGTTCCAGCCTGACTTTTCATGGCAGGATGTGCGCGCGGCAGAGCGAGTCGGGCATGGTAAATGCTCTCGTGCCTCAGCAGCCTGGCGTCCGTCGAAAAGCAAAGGCGGGGCGGGTGTATTGCGAGGGGTGGATCAGTTTTGTGACGTAAGGAAACTTTTCGATTTAACAGTGCCTTGGGGGATTTTGCCCTGATTGGAGACACTGATTTTCTGCCGTGGGACTGGACGGATCGGCGCGGGTCGGGCACAATGAGAGTTGTAGGAAGGCTGATTTTTTTAAGCGATTTCATGATGTGACGACTGCATTTCGGTCGGCCTTTCTGCACGAAACTTGACACCTGCGGCGCCGGTCGAGCGCGCCTTGGCCGAACCGCCGCTTCAAGCGGAGAAGGAAAATGGCCAAGACAAACACCAAACCCCCCGATGCGACACGTGACAAGCCCGGTGAGCCCGTCAAGCGCGGGGACACCGAAAAACCGATCGTCGTTTCAAGACAGGTCTTCAACGATTTCGCGATGATCTGACGCACAGAGCCGATTTAGACACACATTTCAGAACCGGCCAGGTCGTTACCGCGCCATATGCGACGGGCGACATTTCAAGGGCCAGAGGTCAGCCGCCTAATTACACTTTTCGGGCAGGCTGGCGATGTTCAGAAACCGACCCCCGATGCGACTTGCACAGGCATGGCGCCGGAAGGGAAGGGCTGCGGGTTGCTATCCGGGGTGGAAGCGGCGGTGCGAGAGCGTCACGGCATAGGGTGTCGGGGTCCATGCGCCGAAAGGGATGCCTGCGCTGCGCAGCGTGCGCGAGATCCAGGTATTGCACGTGCGGAAAATGTGGAAGCGGCCCGTCGCCTCGAAAAATATATCAGTGTCGGTGAAACCGAGGGCGGAGAGCGGGGTGGCGTCGTCGTCGGCGTTCGGTGCCAGTTGTTGCAGGATCGCGGTCATGAGACCGGAATATTGAGCGGGTGTGAGCATCAGTCGTGGGCTGTCGTATCCGCGGGGGAGCGGGCCGATCACGTCGGCGCGCAGGACTGCATCGTCGCCGGTCATGGCACGCCAGAGGGTGGCGGCGGGCACATCGGAATAAGAACCTTCGTGGGTGTAGAACGCGCGGCTGCCCCAGCCGATCACCAGCCACTCGGCCTTTGGGTCCGAAAGGAGTAGACCTGCCTTTTCCAGATGAAAGAAGCGCGCCTGTGTGCGGGGTGTCAGTGGCAGGAGAAGATCGTAGTGGATCGGGCCCGCGACCATACGGATTTCGATTGGTGGGCCGCCGTCGGCGGACGGGTTTGGAGAGAGCGGGCCGGGGACAAGAGCGCCCGCAACTGCGGACACCAGGTAGAGGCAGATCAGCGCAAGGATGGCCAGCAAGCCGAGGACCAGGCGCCTGGCGGTGGCCCGCAGTGTGTGCCTCAGACCTTGCCCTCGAAATCGCGGTGCACCAGCTTGGCGTCGCAATAGGGGCATTCGACGAAGCCGATGTCTTGCGGGATGGTCAGCCATACGCGCGGATGGCCCAGCGCCGCTTCGCCGCCATCACAGGCCACGCGGTAGCTGTCGACGATCCGGGTCTCGGGGGCTTCGGTCACCATTGACGGCGTTCCTTTTGGCTGCAAGTAGGTCGGGGCAGACTATATCCGACAGACACCCGGGGACAAGAGCCGCCATGCCGACAAATGCAATCGAAGTGAGAGGCCTGGAAAAGGTCTATGGCGGCGGCAAGCACGGCATGTCCAAGCCGGCGCTGACAGGGGTGGACCTCGATGTGCCAAAGGGCTCTGTCTTTGGCCTTTTGGGGCCCAATGGCGCGGGCAAGTCGACGCTGATCAACATCCTGGCCGGGCTGGTGACCAAGACCAAGGGACAGGTCAAGATCTGGGGGTTCGACCAGGATGTGAACCCGCGGCAAAGCCGGGCGTCGATCGGGGTCATGCCGCAGGAATTGAACCTGGATCCGTTCTTTGCGCCGCGCGCGGCGCTGGAGGTTCAGGCGGGGCTTTACGGTGTGCCCAAAAAGGACAGGCGCAGCGACGAGATATTGGAACTGGTTGGGCTGAGCGACAAGGCCGAGGCCTATGCGCGGACGCTGTCGGGCGGCATGCGTCGGCGGCTGCTCTTGGCCAAGGCGTTGGTGCATCATCCGCATATCCTGGTGCTGGACGAGCCGACGGCGGGCGTGGATATCGAGCTGCGCCAGACATTGTGGCAGAACGTGCGCAAGCTGAACGAGCAGGGGATGACGATCATCTTGACGACGCATTACCTGGAGGAAGCCGAGGAGATGTGCGACGAGATCGCGATCATCAACGAAGGGTCGGTCGTGGCGCGGGACACTACGGCGCATCTGCTGGGGCAGATGGATCGGCGCACGATGGTGATCGAGCCCGAGGCCGACCCGGTGGCCCTGCCCGAGGGCGAGGGGATGACGGTGGAGACACGGCCCGGCGGGCAGGTGGCGATCAGCTATCGCTCGACCAGGATGTCTGCGGAAGCGGTGCTGGAAGCGGTGCGGGCCTCGGGGATGCGCATCCGGGACGTGCGGACCGAACAAGCAGACCTGGAAGAGGTGTTCCTGGAGCTGACCCGTTCGCGCTGAGGGCTCTTACTTGTCCTTCAGCGTGTCCTCGATGGATTTCAGCCGTTGCAGCACCTCGTCGCGGTAGGTGTCGGTGCGTTCCTCGGCCTCGAGGTTATGGGCGTCCTGCATCGAGTTCACGATAAGGCCCACGACGAGGTTCACCACGGCGAAGGTGGTCACCAGGATGAACGGCACGAAGAAGGCCCAGGCGAAGGGGTAGACTTCCATCACCGGGCGGACGATGCCCATGGACCACGATTCCAGCGTCATGATCTGGAAAAGGGAATAGCCGGAGCGTCCGATGGTGCCGAACCATTGGTCGAACAGTACGGCCTGTTCGGGGGTGCAGGCGGGGCATCCGCCACCGAAGAGCTTTGTCGCCATGACCGAGCCGATGTAGAAGATGATGCCCATCAGCAAAAAGACCGAGCCCATGCCGGGCAGGGCGTTCATCAACCCTTCGACCACGCGGCGCAAGGACGGCGTGACCGACAGAACCCGCAACAGACGCAGGATGCGCAGGGCGCGTAGCACCGACAGGCCCTGGGTGGAGGGGATGAGCGAGATGCCGACGATCACGAAGTCGAAGACGTTCCAGCCGTTGCGGAAGAACGCCGTGCCGCGGGCGAAGAGCTTCAGCGCGATTTCGACCACGAAGATCGCTAGACAGATCTTGTCGAGCAAGACGATCAGTGGACCCGCCGCCGCCATCGCTGTTTGAGATGTCTCCAAGCCAAGCACCACGGCGTTGAAGAGAATCACCGCGAGGATGAAATTCTGAAAGCTCGTCCGGCTGACGAGCGCCTCGACGCGGGCGCGCAGGCTTTTGGGGCTGGCTTGGGTTGTCTGGCTCATGGCGCTGGATATGGGGCAGGGCGCGCAGGGGCGCAAGGCACGGTTTGGATCAGCTGTCGGCCTTGGCCAGCATCCGCCCGAGGCCGCGCCCGCCGAGGATGTGAAGGTGGTAATGCGGCACTTCCTGCACGCCGGCCTCGCCCGCGTTGGAGATGGTGCGATAGCCCGGATTGCCATCGCCCGGCGAGACGCTGGTCATGGCACAGACCTGTGCGGTGACGCGCATGAAGTCGACCAGCTCGGCCTCGGACGCCTCGGCGGCGAAGTGATCGTGGCAGACATACGGCCCCTTGGGGATCACCAGGACATGCACCGGCGCCTGGGGTTCTATGTCATTGAAGGCGAGCGTGTGCTCGGTTTCCAGCACGGTGTCATTGGGGATCTCGCCGCGCAGGATCTTGGCGAAGATATTCTGATCGTCATAGGAAAACGACATGATGTGCGGCCTCAGTCGGCATAAAGGTGATCGGTTTGCGCAACCTCTAGCGCCTTGTCGGGCGCGATATCAAGGAATTGGGCGATGAGGCCCGCGTTTTCCTCGGGGTCGTTGGATTGCTTCATGATGCTGTGGTTTTCGAACTCGGCGTCGCGGATGCGATCGGATTCGAAGTTGATGTCGCCGCGGATCGTGGGCAGCAGACGTTCCAGCGTTTCCTTGGGCGTCTGGGTGCCGGCCAGCCCGACGCGGCGAGCATGGCCCACAAGGTAGGCGTCGGAGAACTCGCACTGGATTTCCAGAAGTTTGGTGGTGGAGCGGT is part of the Roseovarius sp. THAF9 genome and encodes:
- a CDS encoding histidine triad nucleotide-binding protein, with translation MSFSYDDQNIFAKILRGEIPNDTVLETEHTLAFNDIEPQAPVHVLVIPKGPYVCHDHFAAEASEAELVDFMRVTAQVCAMTSVSPGDGNPGYRTISNAGEAGVQEVPHYHLHILGGRGLGRMLAKADS
- a CDS encoding ion transporter — encoded protein: MSQTTQASPKSLRARVEALVSRTSFQNFILAVILFNAVVLGLETSQTAMAAAGPLIVLLDKICLAIFVVEIALKLFARGTAFFRNGWNVFDFVIVGISLIPSTQGLSVLRALRILRLLRVLSVTPSLRRVVEGLMNALPGMGSVFLLMGIIFYIGSVMATKLFGGGCPACTPEQAVLFDQWFGTIGRSGYSLFQIMTLESWSMGIVRPVMEVYPFAWAFFVPFILVTTFAVVNLVVGLIVNSMQDAHNLEAEERTDTYRDEVLQRLKSIEDTLKDK
- a CDS encoding zinc-finger domain-containing protein, coding for MVTEAPETRIVDSYRVACDGGEAALGHPRVWLTIPQDIGFVECPYCDAKLVHRDFEGKV
- a CDS encoding TIGR02117 family protein, with amino-acid sequence MLAILALICLYLVSAVAGALVPGPLSPNPSADGGPPIEIRMVAGPIHYDLLLPLTPRTQARFFHLEKAGLLLSDPKAEWLVIGWGSRAFYTHEGSYSDVPAATLWRAMTGDDAVLRADVIGPLPRGYDSPRLMLTPAQYSGLMTAILQQLAPNADDDATPLSALGFTDTDIFFEATGRFHIFRTCNTWISRTLRSAGIPFGAWTPTPYAVTLSHRRFHPG
- a CDS encoding ABC transporter ATP-binding protein, encoding MPTNAIEVRGLEKVYGGGKHGMSKPALTGVDLDVPKGSVFGLLGPNGAGKSTLINILAGLVTKTKGQVKIWGFDQDVNPRQSRASIGVMPQELNLDPFFAPRAALEVQAGLYGVPKKDRRSDEILELVGLSDKAEAYARTLSGGMRRRLLLAKALVHHPHILVLDEPTAGVDIELRQTLWQNVRKLNEQGMTIILTTHYLEEAEEMCDEIAIINEGSVVARDTTAHLLGQMDRRTMVIEPEADPVALPEGEGMTVETRPGGQVAISYRSTRMSAEAVLEAVRASGMRIRDVRTEQADLEEVFLELTRSR